In one Planctomycetota bacterium genomic region, the following are encoded:
- a CDS encoding tRNA modification GTPase encodes MRSLDDTIVALSTAAGASPRAIVRLSGPRAFAILGSALAEPRPDLAALPSYSALDAPLRLGPGQPAIPATLYVMRGPRSYTRQDTVEVHTLGSAPLLRLVVDSLVQRGARVAEPGEFTRRAFLNGRIDLAQAEAVLALIQATSAAEAGAAARALRGDSSRRIRDLHERLVRLRALVEAAIDFSEHDLEVVAAGDVRAGIEHALAVVAEALGRADTGALPPDGVHVALCGLPNAGKSCLFNALLGRPRAIVTDVAGTTRDAVAEPLVLGGIRFLLHDTAGIRPPAGSSPCAEMGVAPLSDPIDAEAIARVQGLIAGAHIALVVLDASQPLTDAERRLWHGVHAPHKLLLLNKSDLPSAISDPEGSALANSDSTPHSALRALHSPLLRLSALTGAGVPELRSTLVAFVRSGRVEALPSDLVLNARHREALRRAREALGRAVEAMGEGLGEEFVAADLRAAHDALGAITGQVVPDDLLDRIFAQFCIGK; translated from the coding sequence ATGCGCTCCCTCGACGACACCATCGTGGCCCTCTCCACCGCGGCCGGCGCCTCGCCGCGGGCCATCGTGCGGCTGAGCGGCCCGCGGGCCTTCGCCATCCTGGGCTCCGCCCTCGCCGAGCCGCGCCCTGATCTCGCCGCCCTGCCGAGCTATTCGGCCCTCGATGCCCCGCTGCGCCTCGGCCCGGGCCAGCCAGCCATCCCCGCCACGCTCTACGTCATGCGCGGCCCCCGCTCCTATACCCGGCAAGACACCGTGGAAGTGCACACCCTCGGCTCCGCGCCCCTGCTCCGTCTGGTCGTGGACTCCCTCGTCCAGCGCGGCGCCCGGGTGGCCGAGCCCGGCGAGTTCACCCGGCGGGCCTTCCTGAACGGCCGCATTGACCTCGCCCAGGCCGAAGCCGTGCTCGCCCTTATTCAGGCCACCAGCGCCGCCGAGGCGGGCGCCGCCGCCCGCGCGCTGCGCGGCGACTCCTCGCGCCGCATTCGCGACCTCCACGAGCGCCTCGTTCGGCTTCGCGCGCTGGTCGAAGCCGCGATTGACTTCTCCGAGCACGACCTCGAGGTGGTGGCCGCCGGCGACGTGCGGGCCGGCATCGAGCACGCCCTGGCCGTGGTCGCCGAGGCCCTCGGCCGCGCCGACACCGGCGCCCTGCCGCCCGACGGCGTGCACGTGGCCCTCTGCGGCCTGCCCAACGCCGGCAAGTCCTGTCTCTTCAACGCCCTGCTCGGACGCCCGCGGGCCATCGTCACCGACGTTGCCGGCACCACCCGCGACGCCGTGGCCGAGCCTCTGGTCCTCGGCGGTATCCGCTTCCTCCTCCACGACACCGCGGGCATCCGCCCTCCCGCAGGCTCCAGCCCGTGCGCGGAGATGGGTGTCGCTCCCCTCTCCGACCCGATTGACGCCGAGGCCATCGCGCGCGTGCAGGGCCTCATCGCCGGCGCCCACATCGCCCTTGTCGTCCTCGACGCCAGCCAGCCCCTCACCGACGCCGAGCGCCGCCTGTGGCACGGAGTCCATGCCCCCCATAAGCTCCTCCTCCTTAACAAGAGCGACCTTCCCTCTGCCATTTCCGACCCCGAGGGCTCCGCCCTGGCCAATTCGGATTCCACTCCACACTCCGCACTCCGCGCTCTCCACTCGCCGCTCTTGCGCCTGTCCGCCCTCACGGGGGCCGGCGTGCCGGAGTTGCGGTCCACCCTCGTGGCCTTCGTGCGCAGCGGCCGCGTCGAGGCATTGCCCTCCGACCTCGTTCTTAACGCGCGGCACCGCGAGGCCCTGCGCCGTGCTCGCGAGGCCCTCGGCCGGGCCGTCGAGGCGATGGGAGAGGGCCTCGGGGAGGAGTTCGTCGCCGCCGACCTCCGCGCCGCCCACGACGCCCTCGGCGCCATCACCGGCCAGGTCGTCCCCGACGACCTGCTCGACCGCATCTTCGCGCAGTTCTGCAT